One Amaranthus tricolor cultivar Red isolate AtriRed21 chromosome 10, ASM2621246v1, whole genome shotgun sequence genomic window carries:
- the LOC130825009 gene encoding uncharacterized protein LOC130825009, translating into MRMLRWMSGKTMMDRIRNQEFREKLGVTPFSAKMRDNRLRWFGHVQRKTHDALVRRIECIIVEGKRRRERPRRTWEEQIKDDLCELHLSKDLTRNRASFQIVVGSSLFEDPLEPGDSLTALS; encoded by the exons atgcgtatgctgaggtggatgagTGGTAAAACTATGATGGACAGGATAAGAAACCAGGAGTTCAGGGAGAAGTTAGGAGTCACACCTTTCTCAGCAAAGATGCGGGATaacaggttgagatggtttgggcatgtgcagagaaagactcaTGACGCCCTAGtaagaaggatcgaatgcatcatagtggagggtaagagaagACGAGAAAGACCTAGGAGGACGTGGGAGGAGCAGATTAAAGATGACCTGTGCGAACTCCACCTCTCTAAGGACTTGACCAGGAATAGGGCCa GCTTTCAGATAGTTGTTGGAtcctctctctttgaagacccaTTAGAGCCGGGGGACTCTCTGACCGCACTCTCCtaa